One stretch of Deltaproteobacteria bacterium DNA includes these proteins:
- the mrdA gene encoding penicillin-binding protein 2, with the protein MRRIFQAERRIVESRFLWVNLAFIAVTALLLIRLWYVQIYKGDVYKRIAETNRIQYIELAAPRGLIFDRHGQVVLGNRPYFDLVLVPQFVRDTQTTFKILGRLLHIPVSAFERRLWMSRGQPKYLPINLKRNLSLHEVATIESNKIFLPGVDISVAPRRDYKVDTPSHMVGHLGEIGKRELIANNKDGGNYRAGDLVGKQGLEARWEKYLRGKRGHRLIQVDAFGRQVEGLSRSGINLPLVPAQAGSDLVLTLDMELQRVTREAFRGKNGAVVAINPQNGEILSMVSEPGYDPNLYQGGLTEDMYRSLVANPFKPFLDKTTGGVYMPGSTYKAVVALAGLEEGIINANTTFHCPGHYTLGGQTYHCWEHGGHGNVNLRRALMKSCDVYFYNVGVELGVDRIAKYAQILGLGQKTGLLLNFEQPGLIPTTAWKKLTFRLPWSTGETPSVAIGQGADGVTPLQLASLFATIGNEGSLWRPYLVKRVINTIGETVMLQEPELVRRIDKIKAESFKQVKEGLIAVVMDKEGTGKNAAVPGVTVAGKTGSAQVVGLSKNLGKTQRDVSMNWREHALFAAFSPADNPEIAIAVVSEHDKVSGGGRSAAPIAGKIIAAFWELKKQRQTVVSKSDGPPPAAQPQ; encoded by the coding sequence ATGCGGCGCATTTTTCAAGCCGAACGGCGCATCGTCGAAAGTCGCTTTCTCTGGGTCAATTTGGCTTTCATCGCCGTCACTGCACTACTTTTGATCCGTCTATGGTATGTGCAGATATACAAGGGCGATGTTTATAAACGCATCGCCGAGACCAACCGCATCCAATATATCGAGTTAGCTGCTCCTCGTGGTCTGATATTCGATCGTCACGGGCAGGTGGTACTCGGCAATCGGCCTTATTTTGACTTGGTTCTCGTCCCGCAGTTTGTGCGCGACACGCAGACCACCTTTAAGATCCTGGGCCGCCTACTGCACATCCCCGTGAGTGCGTTTGAGCGACGGCTGTGGATGAGTCGCGGCCAACCTAAGTACCTTCCGATCAACCTAAAGCGCAATCTATCGCTGCACGAAGTTGCCACCATTGAGTCAAACAAAATATTTTTACCCGGCGTCGACATTTCGGTCGCTCCTCGCCGCGACTACAAGGTTGACACTCCATCCCATATGGTGGGTCATCTCGGTGAGATTGGTAAACGAGAGCTAATCGCCAACAACAAAGATGGCGGCAATTACCGGGCCGGCGACTTAGTGGGCAAGCAGGGTCTCGAGGCCAGATGGGAAAAATACCTGCGTGGCAAGAGGGGCCACCGCTTGATCCAGGTCGATGCCTTTGGGCGGCAAGTAGAAGGCTTAAGTCGCAGCGGCATCAACCTGCCGCTGGTACCAGCGCAGGCAGGTTCGGATCTCGTACTAACGCTAGACATGGAGTTGCAGCGCGTCACACGCGAGGCCTTCCGCGGTAAGAACGGCGCGGTCGTCGCGATCAACCCCCAAAACGGCGAAATATTGTCCATGGTGAGCGAGCCGGGCTACGACCCCAACCTGTATCAAGGCGGCCTTACCGAAGACATGTACAGATCACTTGTAGCCAATCCCTTTAAGCCCTTTCTCGATAAAACCACCGGCGGTGTTTATATGCCGGGCAGTACCTACAAAGCCGTCGTTGCGCTGGCAGGACTTGAGGAAGGCATCATCAACGCCAACACCACCTTCCACTGCCCAGGCCATTACACACTTGGCGGACAGACTTATCACTGTTGGGAGCACGGTGGTCACGGCAACGTCAATTTACGGCGTGCGCTCATGAAATCCTGCGACGTCTACTTCTACAACGTCGGGGTGGAGCTCGGCGTCGATAGGATTGCCAAATACGCCCAGATTCTGGGCCTCGGCCAAAAGACGGGACTGTTACTTAACTTTGAGCAACCTGGTCTGATCCCTACGACCGCGTGGAAAAAGCTCACCTTCCGCCTCCCGTGGAGCACAGGAGAGACGCCCAGTGTGGCGATTGGTCAGGGCGCTGACGGCGTGACGCCCCTACAGCTCGCCAGCCTTTTTGCCACGATTGGCAACGAGGGTTCTCTGTGGCGCCCCTACTTGGTCAAGCGGGTGATCAACACCATCGGCGAGACGGTGATGCTGCAAGAGCCGGAACTTGTGCGACGCATCGATAAGATCAAGGCCGAGAGTTTCAAACAGGTTAAAGAAGGCCTGATCGCTGTGGTCATGGATAAAGAGGGCACGGGTAAGAACGCGGCAGTCCCCGGTGTTACCGTAGCCGGCAAGACGGGCTCGGCGCAGGTCGTAGGGCTCAGTAAGAACCTGGGCAAAACGCAACGCGACGTCAGCATGAATTGGCGCGAACACGCTCTGTTTGCGGCATTTTCCCCAGCCGATAACCCTGAGATTGCCATTGCCGTCGTGAGTGAGCACGACAAGGTCTCCGGCGGTGGACGCTCGGCCGCCCCTATCGCTGGCAAGATCATCGCGGCTTTCTGGGAGTTAAAAAAACAGCGACAAACCGTCGTCAGTAAGTCCGATGGTCCGCCCCCCGCGGCGCAGCCCCAGTAA
- the mreC gene encoding rod shape-determining protein MreC has product MAEHSKKIFAVVLLVSALLAPFVFFSTSMRPWENPNAALLIVQNAMYPMERLWQITARGMTHAWERYVHLSVAADQNMRLRSQLAAMQARIMDYDEQVQEVGRLRKLLGFSGRSEKRLIAAEVIGHDELGQFESIRITRGSRDGVRVGMPVVAADGIVGKIIRTGLNYSDVQLLVDHDFHLDVLLQRTRVRGVLSGAAHASCTLQLHKRVEIRIGDTLITSGIVGGFPKGLPVGRVMRITYETDNVAQSVTVEPWVDHNRLEEVMIIFNPDPELEKIVTAAGPQWLEQALNMQAR; this is encoded by the coding sequence TTGGCCGAACACTCGAAAAAGATTTTTGCCGTCGTGCTTTTGGTCAGCGCATTGCTGGCTCCCTTTGTGTTCTTTTCGACATCGATGCGCCCGTGGGAGAACCCAAACGCGGCGCTACTTATCGTGCAGAACGCCATGTACCCCATGGAGCGACTCTGGCAAATCACGGCGCGCGGGATGACCCACGCGTGGGAGCGCTACGTGCACCTTAGTGTCGCCGCTGACCAGAACATGCGGCTGCGGTCGCAACTCGCGGCCATGCAGGCGCGCATCATGGACTACGACGAGCAAGTCCAAGAGGTCGGACGCCTCCGCAAATTACTGGGATTCTCCGGCCGCTCGGAAAAACGCTTGATCGCCGCTGAGGTAATCGGTCACGACGAACTCGGACAGTTTGAGTCGATCAGGATCACGCGCGGCAGTCGCGACGGTGTGCGCGTCGGCATGCCCGTGGTGGCAGCGGACGGTATCGTCGGCAAAATTATTCGCACGGGTCTCAACTACTCGGACGTACAACTCCTCGTCGATCACGACTTTCACCTCGACGTCCTCCTGCAGCGCACACGCGTCCGCGGTGTTTTGTCTGGCGCCGCACACGCGTCCTGTACGCTGCAGCTTCATAAAAGGGTCGAAATTCGCATCGGTGACACGCTGATCACTTCAGGCATTGTCGGTGGTTTTCCTAAAGGTCTTCCCGTCGGCCGCGTGATGCGGATTACTTACGAGACCGATAACGTCGCTCAGTCCGTGACCGTCGAGCCGTGGGTAGACCATAATCGCCTCGAGGAAGTGATGATCATCTTCAATCCTGACCCAGAGTTGGAAAAGATCGTCACCGCTGCCGGTCCGCAGTGGCTCGAGCAAGCCCTCAATATGCAGGCACGCTGA
- a CDS encoding tRNA-(ms[2]io[6]A)-hydroxylase gives MSEIDLLPLTEATPPAWIEVVKENFDAFLLDHASCERKAAASALSLLARHADQPMLVETMVTLAREELDHFGQVHRIILKRGLTLLPDEKDPYVNQLLTVVRQQPAERLLDRLLVSALIEARSCERFLILSQAELPDADLSQFYRALYRSEAGHFRVFHRLAERIFGAAAVASRWPELCRFEGAVMRGAPLRPAVH, from the coding sequence ATGAGTGAGATTGATCTGCTGCCTCTCACCGAGGCAACGCCCCCTGCGTGGATTGAAGTGGTCAAAGAGAATTTTGATGCATTTCTTCTGGATCATGCCTCGTGCGAGCGCAAGGCGGCCGCCTCGGCGCTATCGCTCCTAGCGCGTCATGCGGATCAGCCCATGCTGGTTGAGACCATGGTGACATTGGCCCGCGAGGAGCTCGATCATTTCGGTCAGGTACACCGGATCATTCTCAAACGCGGGCTCACGCTGCTGCCCGACGAGAAGGACCCCTACGTCAATCAACTTTTGACGGTCGTCAGGCAGCAGCCGGCTGAACGTCTCCTTGACCGGTTGCTCGTGTCGGCGCTGATCGAGGCACGTAGCTGCGAGCGGTTCCTCATTCTGAGTCAGGCGGAGCTGCCTGACGCAGATCTCAGTCAGTTTTACCGCGCGCTTTACCGGTCTGAGGCCGGTCATTTCCGCGTGTTTCATAGGTTGGCTGAGCGAATTTTTGGTGCCGCCGCGGTGGCCAGTCGGTGGCCCGAACTCTGCCGCTTCGAGGGGGCGGTCATGCGGGGAGCACCGCTCCGTCCTGCCGTGCACTAG
- the hflX gene encoding GTPase HflX, giving the protein MTRESTTHPRPTEGRVAIIVGVLLAGEDDTLADDLAELTQLLATLKIQVGGRVVQKRQKVTPRFFVGEGKVDDIKLLAEQLGSKLVIFDRTLSGPQVRNLEEATGCEVQDRTGVILEIFARHARTTQAKTQVEIARLEYMMPRMTGAWSHLERQRGGGVQRGMGEKQIEVDRRLARERMSRLRRQLEGIQKDRQNQRKARLSELKVALVGYTNSGKTSIMSAVTRANVQAEDVLFATLDASVRTLDPSTRPKILLSDTVGFIRNLPHALVESFKSTLDEVLEADLLLHVVDASHPNFRAQMQTTADVLREIGAGDIPTLMVFNKLDKVADPVLPKILKAAYKNSEFVSALRDDDMVRLRRYIIKYFEENLVRATIEVPADDQSLLSLIYKSCLILETDFSIQDLARFEVRASPAVLAKLHSHVVSVAEGPFQGLRFKD; this is encoded by the coding sequence TTGACGCGGGAATCAACGACTCATCCCCGCCCCACGGAGGGGCGGGTGGCCATCATCGTCGGCGTGTTACTCGCAGGCGAGGACGACACCTTGGCGGACGACCTTGCCGAGCTGACGCAGCTCCTTGCCACCCTCAAGATTCAGGTTGGTGGGCGCGTGGTGCAAAAGCGGCAGAAGGTGACGCCACGTTTTTTTGTGGGCGAGGGCAAAGTAGACGACATCAAGCTGCTGGCCGAGCAACTAGGCTCCAAGCTGGTGATTTTTGACCGGACGCTTTCCGGCCCCCAAGTGCGCAACTTGGAGGAGGCGACTGGCTGTGAGGTCCAAGATCGGACCGGGGTGATTCTAGAGATCTTCGCGCGCCATGCACGGACGACCCAGGCCAAGACGCAGGTCGAGATCGCTAGGCTTGAATACATGATGCCGCGGATGACAGGAGCCTGGTCGCACCTTGAGCGGCAACGTGGCGGTGGTGTTCAGCGCGGTATGGGAGAGAAGCAGATCGAGGTGGATAGGCGCCTTGCACGGGAGCGGATGAGCCGCCTGAGACGCCAGCTCGAGGGCATTCAAAAAGATCGGCAGAATCAGCGTAAGGCGCGCCTCTCTGAGCTCAAAGTGGCGCTCGTTGGCTATACGAACAGCGGCAAGACCTCGATCATGAGTGCCGTGACGCGCGCCAACGTGCAGGCTGAGGATGTGCTCTTTGCGACTCTGGATGCAAGTGTGCGCACACTTGATCCGTCGACGCGACCGAAAATTCTTCTGAGTGACACCGTCGGCTTTATCCGTAATTTGCCACACGCCCTGGTTGAATCATTTAAGTCGACACTGGACGAGGTGCTCGAGGCTGATCTGCTGCTGCACGTGGTCGATGCCTCGCATCCTAACTTTCGCGCCCAGATGCAGACGACTGCCGACGTGCTTCGGGAGATTGGCGCCGGCGATATCCCGACGCTGATGGTGTTCAACAAACTTGATAAAGTGGCTGATCCCGTGCTGCCGAAGATTCTCAAGGCGGCCTATAAAAACAGTGAATTCGTTTCGGCGCTGCGGGACGACGACATGGTGCGGCTGCGGCGCTACATCATCAAGTATTTTGAGGAGAACCTGGTCCGCGCCACCATTGAAGTGCCGGCCGATGATCAGTCCCTGTTGTCGCTGATCTATAAGTCATGTTTGATACTTGAGACGGACTTTAGTATTCAGGACCTGGCTCGGTTCGAAGTGCGTGCGAGTCCTGCCGTTTTAGCTAAATTGCATTCACACGTGGTCTCGGTCGCTGAGGGACCATTCCAAGGATTACGTTTCAAGGATTAA
- a CDS encoding glucose-6-phosphate isomerase, giving the protein MIRLDTSFFSLELKTSATSWQADATAALAAVKRGDCAGGEFTGWYDWPRRHGFALAEEVKQHVAGIGRFYDTVVVVGIGGSYLGCRAVVDALTHSHAASLNRGPNASKTPQVVYAGHNLSEAGLIELLDFLATREPIVNVISKSGTTTEPAVAFRVIRDHMEQRYGKAEAARRIIATTDAHKGALRRLAGDAGYKTFVVPDDVGGRFSVLTAVGLVPLALAGFDIDSLLNGADQLFRSLEGEGLATHPVIEYATLRRAAFAAGKRVEILAYGEPRLATVVEWWKQLFGESEGKAGQGMFPAGLSYTTDLHSLGQYVQDGCRNLIQTFLSFSETLPASLRSGDASERRLRVPHAAHNDDDLGYLEGRPISDINQAAMIGTKVAHSDGGVPSLELHLRELSASSLGELFAFFETACAVSALLLGVNPFDQPGVEAYKKNLFALLGKPGFEELGGALRRRL; this is encoded by the coding sequence ATGATTCGTCTCGATACTAGCTTCTTCTCCCTTGAGTTAAAAACTAGCGCCACCTCCTGGCAAGCAGACGCTACGGCAGCTTTAGCTGCGGTTAAGCGTGGTGACTGTGCCGGGGGTGAGTTCACGGGATGGTACGACTGGCCGCGGCGTCATGGTTTTGCCTTGGCAGAAGAGGTGAAGCAGCACGTGGCCGGCATCGGACGTTTTTACGACACGGTGGTGGTTGTGGGTATCGGGGGATCTTATCTCGGCTGTCGCGCCGTGGTCGATGCCTTGACGCACAGCCATGCCGCGTCGTTAAACCGCGGTCCCAATGCCTCAAAAACACCACAAGTAGTTTATGCTGGTCACAACCTTTCGGAGGCTGGCCTCATCGAATTACTGGATTTTCTCGCGACACGTGAACCCATCGTCAACGTGATTAGCAAGAGTGGCACTACCACGGAGCCAGCGGTCGCCTTTAGGGTAATTCGTGACCACATGGAGCAGCGCTACGGTAAGGCTGAGGCGGCGCGACGCATCATCGCTACCACTGACGCCCATAAGGGGGCGCTGCGTCGTCTTGCTGGTGACGCGGGCTACAAGACCTTTGTCGTCCCGGATGATGTTGGCGGGCGGTTTTCGGTGCTGACCGCTGTCGGCCTTGTGCCCTTAGCCCTTGCCGGCTTTGATATCGACAGTCTCCTCAATGGTGCCGACCAACTGTTCCGTAGTCTTGAGGGTGAGGGATTGGCCACCCACCCCGTTATCGAGTATGCAACGCTGCGCCGTGCCGCCTTTGCGGCGGGTAAACGCGTCGAGATCTTGGCCTACGGCGAACCGCGTCTGGCGACGGTAGTCGAGTGGTGGAAGCAGCTCTTTGGTGAGTCTGAGGGTAAGGCGGGTCAGGGCATGTTCCCAGCGGGACTTAGCTACACGACGGATCTCCATTCGCTCGGTCAGTATGTGCAGGACGGATGCCGTAACCTGATACAAACCTTTCTGAGTTTCAGCGAGACACTGCCGGCCTCACTTCGTAGTGGTGATGCTTCTGAGCGGCGGTTGCGTGTGCCCCATGCGGCTCACAATGATGACGATCTAGGCTACCTTGAGGGTAGGCCCATCAGTGACATCAATCAGGCAGCAATGATCGGCACCAAGGTGGCCCACAGCGATGGCGGTGTACCGAGCTTGGAATTGCACTTGCGCGAGCTCTCCGCATCGAGCCTTGGTGAGCTTTTTGCCTTCTTTGAGACGGCCTGTGCGGTTAGTGCGCTGCTACTCGGTGTAAATCCCTTCGATCAGCCAGGTGTAGAGGCTTACAAGAAGAACCTCTTTGCCCTCCTGGGTAAGCCTGGATTTGAAGAGTTAGGTGGCGCGCTGCGTCGCCGTTTGTGA
- a CDS encoding 4-hydroxyphenylpyruvate dioxygenase, with protein MGLPLTGCHSYEHYVQDLARAEAFYTKSLGFKRIGVSTAKAEAHDGMRRLVLAGGRKIHVILSQPLKDWSVAANYLRAHPEGIGFLNFRVSSLTKAIEFLKPRRATFLYDTQVVRDDQGELAQIAMASALDDVNYRLIDDSRYNGFGPSFEMHERAGSYESPLGFTEIDHFTANVRTLQPLTSFYRDVLGFEKFWDIEFHTNDVNPNLPVGSGLYSEVYWHPASGIKFANNEPIAPFFRNSQIDIYCRDNRGSGVQHVALLVPNILKTMDKLHAEGCKFLAAGDSYYEKVPARLKASGFNGSIREDMKALASRDILIDGSAKGYLLQIFSHELSRQFGDAKAGPLFFEVIQREGDEGFGGGNFRALFETIEIDQIAMQKVASQLPLETI; from the coding sequence ATGGGCCTACCTTTAACTGGTTGCCACAGCTACGAGCATTATGTTCAGGATTTGGCACGCGCCGAGGCTTTTTATACGAAGTCCCTTGGCTTCAAGAGAATCGGCGTCAGCACGGCCAAGGCCGAGGCTCATGACGGCATGCGCCGGTTGGTCCTCGCTGGTGGGCGCAAGATTCACGTGATCTTGTCGCAACCTCTCAAAGACTGGTCCGTTGCCGCTAACTACCTCAGGGCGCATCCCGAGGGGATCGGTTTTCTCAACTTCCGGGTCAGCAGTCTTACCAAGGCGATCGAGTTTCTGAAGCCGCGTCGGGCGACGTTTCTGTACGATACGCAGGTGGTGCGTGACGACCAGGGTGAGCTCGCGCAGATTGCCATGGCCTCAGCATTGGACGACGTCAACTACCGCTTGATCGATGATTCGCGTTATAACGGGTTTGGGCCGTCCTTTGAGATGCACGAGCGTGCGGGCAGCTACGAGTCACCACTCGGATTCACCGAGATCGATCACTTCACAGCCAACGTCAGGACCTTGCAGCCGCTCACGTCGTTTTACCGCGATGTGCTTGGCTTTGAAAAGTTCTGGGATATCGAGTTCCACACCAACGACGTCAATCCTAACCTGCCTGTCGGCAGTGGGCTTTACTCCGAGGTTTACTGGCATCCGGCATCGGGCATCAAGTTCGCCAATAACGAGCCGATTGCACCCTTTTTTCGTAACAGCCAGATTGACATCTACTGCCGTGATAACCGCGGGAGTGGTGTGCAGCATGTGGCATTGCTGGTTCCAAACATTCTCAAGACTATGGATAAGCTCCATGCCGAGGGCTGTAAATTCTTGGCTGCCGGCGATAGCTACTACGAGAAGGTGCCAGCGCGGCTCAAAGCTAGTGGCTTCAACGGCTCGATCCGCGAGGATATGAAAGCCCTGGCCAGCAGAGATATTCTCATCGACGGTAGCGCCAAGGGTTACTTGCTCCAAATCTTCTCTCATGAGCTATCGCGGCAATTTGGCGATGCCAAGGCTGGCCCCCTCTTCTTTGAAGTGATTCAGCGCGAGGGTGACGAGGGTTTTGGTGGTGGCAACTTCCGTGCACTATTCGAGACCATCGAGATCGATCAGATTGCGATGCAAAAAGTGGCTTCGCAGTTACCGCTCGAGACGATATAG
- the mltG gene encoding endolytic transglycosylase MltG produces MARFVTKVVIALVAIVFVSGLALVTYVHSWQTRPQTLPQEVVVEFKGGTGLTALAKRLSESAVIDNSTLFTLMVRLGGEYKHYQAGTYRFSGQVTPLDVEKAMVQGLIYAPVVAQITIPEGFKLREVIERLAAHGIGHIVEITNLSRDRVFLDELKVRGASLEGYIYPATYSFHKLPTAREALTLMVRTFWQNLPPDYEAQAKSRGLNLNDAVTFASLIELETRLDEERPLVAEVIWRRLKDKAPLGIDAAVIYGIPDYTGDLTWANLSDRRNPYNTRIHRGLPPTAIGAPSRKSLEAVLNPTNFGYYYYVLTPGFMRHHFSKTLAEHNENVKKLVDASKRGKAHDTGKH; encoded by the coding sequence ATGGCTCGGTTTGTGACGAAGGTTGTGATAGCGCTCGTCGCCATCGTGTTTGTGAGTGGTTTGGCTCTAGTGACCTACGTTCACAGCTGGCAGACCCGTCCGCAGACTCTGCCTCAAGAGGTGGTTGTTGAGTTCAAGGGTGGCACGGGGCTCACGGCTTTGGCCAAGAGGCTTTCTGAGTCTGCCGTCATCGATAACTCGACTCTCTTTACGCTCATGGTGCGACTGGGCGGCGAATACAAGCACTACCAGGCAGGCACCTACCGTTTCAGCGGGCAGGTGACCCCACTGGACGTCGAAAAGGCGATGGTCCAGGGTTTGATCTATGCGCCGGTCGTCGCGCAAATCACCATCCCAGAGGGTTTCAAGCTCCGTGAAGTCATCGAACGATTGGCGGCTCACGGCATCGGTCACATCGTTGAAATCACTAACCTGAGTCGGGACCGGGTATTTCTCGACGAACTCAAGGTGCGGGGCGCGTCTTTAGAGGGGTACATCTACCCCGCCACGTACTCGTTTCATAAGCTACCGACGGCGCGCGAAGCGCTCACCTTGATGGTGCGCACTTTTTGGCAAAATTTGCCACCCGACTATGAGGCCCAGGCCAAAAGTCGTGGACTAAATCTTAACGATGCAGTCACCTTCGCCTCCCTCATCGAACTGGAGACGCGTCTTGATGAGGAGCGTCCCCTCGTAGCAGAGGTGATCTGGCGGCGCCTCAAAGACAAAGCACCCCTCGGCATCGATGCGGCCGTGATCTACGGCATCCCCGACTACACGGGGGATCTCACCTGGGCAAATCTCTCGGACCGTCGCAACCCATACAACACCAGGATCCATCGCGGGCTACCACCAACCGCTATTGGCGCTCCGAGCCGAAAGTCCTTGGAGGCAGTCCTAAATCCCACCAACTTCGGCTATTATTACTACGTGTTGACTCCAGGGTTTATGCGACACCATTTCTCCAAAACCTTGGCCGAGCATAATGAAAATGTAAAGAAACTCGTGGATGCGTCGAAACGAGGGAAAGCCCACGATACGGGCAAGCACTGA
- a CDS encoding TIGR02266 family protein: MAQKKSNNQAKGAPRAKRNGAIDESTEAVEGRLDQRVPIQLLVDYKADGSYLFDFCRDLGTGGVFIQTSKPLPTGSAIDLTFTIPDSKETLNTKGTVIWAQQPVAGRKDLMPGMGVQFSGFSEEQRRLLEGFVERYHGGKLVTTSASNRTDKQAV; the protein is encoded by the coding sequence ATGGCGCAAAAGAAATCAAATAACCAGGCTAAGGGCGCACCCAGGGCCAAGCGGAACGGGGCGATCGATGAGTCCACCGAAGCGGTTGAGGGACGCTTAGATCAGCGTGTACCCATTCAGCTTCTCGTCGACTACAAGGCGGATGGGAGCTACCTCTTCGATTTCTGTCGTGACCTAGGCACAGGTGGTGTCTTTATTCAGACGAGCAAGCCACTGCCGACTGGCTCAGCCATAGATCTGACGTTTACCATCCCTGATAGCAAAGAAACTCTCAATACCAAGGGTACGGTGATCTGGGCGCAACAGCCAGTGGCTGGACGCAAGGATCTCATGCCAGGCATGGGCGTGCAGTTCTCTGGATTCTCTGAAGAACAGCGTCGTCTGCTTGAAGGATTTGTCGAGCGTTACCACGGTGGCAAGTTGGTGACGACGTCGGCATCCAATCGTACCGACAAGCAAGCTGTCTAA
- a CDS encoding MFS transporter: MRRELLLVFILAGVQFSHIIDFVIMMPLGPQLMRMFGIAPREFALVVSVYTLSASLSCFGASFFMDRFDRKKTLLLVYAGLVVGTFVCGLAPNFPSLVAARSITGMFGGLLQPIILAIIGDLIPESRRGQATGIVMAAFAVSSVVGVPIGLSLANSFGWQTAFITLAVFSAMNLALAWRRLPPVTSHITKRVPSSGMIHDMVAILKLPNSWVALVLITTMMSIFTFTPFVSPFLVQIVGIAEADLPTVYMFGGAASFVVSPLIGRIADRFGARRVFISSSVVAVPAMLIFSNLQKTSLAVAVAMNTLVAAVGAARMTPSLALINGSVSSALRGRFMTLIASVQQLAAACASFIGGLILGDSSSGLARFPLLGSIVATSMVISSLLSLLIRTEQKTVKRGGTETKPGRD, encoded by the coding sequence ATGCGTCGCGAATTACTGCTGGTGTTCATCCTTGCCGGGGTGCAGTTTTCGCACATTATTGATTTCGTGATTATGATGCCTCTCGGTCCGCAGCTCATGCGGATGTTTGGCATCGCTCCGAGGGAGTTCGCTCTTGTGGTCTCAGTTTATACGCTGAGTGCAAGTCTGAGCTGCTTTGGGGCATCTTTTTTTATGGATAGGTTTGATCGCAAAAAGACGCTCCTTCTCGTCTACGCTGGGCTGGTGGTGGGTACTTTTGTCTGCGGTTTAGCGCCTAACTTCCCTTCACTGGTCGCAGCAAGGTCCATCACGGGTATGTTTGGTGGGCTCTTGCAGCCCATTATTCTGGCGATCATCGGTGATCTTATCCCCGAGTCCCGTCGTGGTCAGGCCACAGGCATAGTTATGGCCGCATTCGCGGTATCATCGGTGGTCGGTGTGCCTATCGGCCTCAGTCTGGCCAATAGTTTTGGCTGGCAAACGGCATTTATTACCCTCGCCGTATTTAGCGCCATGAACCTCGCGCTCGCATGGCGGCGGCTGCCACCAGTCACATCACACATCACGAAACGTGTTCCATCTTCCGGTATGATTCACGATATGGTGGCCATATTAAAGCTACCGAATTCATGGGTAGCTTTAGTGCTGATTACCACCATGATGTCGATCTTCACGTTTACGCCCTTTGTTAGCCCATTTCTGGTGCAGATTGTTGGTATCGCTGAAGCTGACCTCCCAACCGTTTATATGTTTGGTGGCGCAGCCTCGTTCGTCGTATCGCCACTGATAGGTAGAATCGCTGATCGCTTCGGTGCAAGAAGGGTCTTTATTAGTTCGTCGGTTGTGGCGGTGCCAGCGATGCTTATCTTCAGTAACTTGCAAAAAACCAGTTTAGCCGTCGCGGTAGCCATGAATACCCTGGTGGCTGCCGTCGGTGCAGCTAGGATGACGCCGTCTCTTGCTCTTATCAATGGCAGCGTATCCTCAGCGTTGCGCGGTCGCTTCATGACGCTGATTGCGTCTGTTCAGCAGCTTGCGGCCGCGTGCGCTTCGTTCATTGGTGGTCTGATTCTCGGTGATAGCTCCAGCGGGCTTGCGCGATTTCCCCTGCTAGGAAGCATAGTCGCCACATCGATGGTGATCTCATCGTTACTGAGTCTTTTGATCAGAACCGAGCAGAAGACAGTCAAAAGAGGTGGTACAGAAACTAAACCCGGTAGAGATTAA
- a CDS encoding TetR/AcrR family transcriptional regulator — translation MARLKDPDRRALILGAALEQFAARGFHAASIKDLAGSCEISLGSLYTYFRSKEELVNELFRHWKLQFANFVAEGTADVTGRAAHRMVWTNIARYITKHPKAFGFLEAQLHATYLDEASIKLERDLNDSLISYYQDRIQLGHTRDQAQLVISATFGSYVQVFKASEAGLIKFDKATHDQLEILAWRMASGS, via the coding sequence ATGGCCAGACTTAAAGATCCCGATCGCCGCGCGCTCATATTAGGGGCTGCCCTGGAGCAATTCGCGGCACGTGGATTTCATGCCGCCTCCATCAAAGACCTAGCCGGTAGCTGCGAGATCTCACTTGGGTCGCTATACACTTACTTCCGCAGCAAGGAGGAGCTAGTCAATGAGCTCTTCCGCCACTGGAAGCTGCAGTTTGCCAATTTTGTTGCCGAAGGCACAGCGGACGTCACCGGCCGGGCCGCGCACCGGATGGTCTGGACTAATATCGCACGCTACATCACGAAGCATCCTAAGGCCTTCGGTTTCCTGGAGGCCCAGCTGCACGCCACCTACCTCGACGAGGCCTCGATCAAGCTCGAACGTGATCTAAACGACTCCCTGATTAGCTACTACCAAGATCGGATTCAGCTAGGCCACACGAGAGATCAGGCGCAACTGGTCATATCCGCGACGTTTGGTAGCTACGTGCAGGTCTTTAAAGCCTCCGAGGCTGGATTGATCAAATTCGATAAAGCCACCCACGATCAGCTGGAGATTCTCGCGTGGCGCATGGCATCGGGTTCTTGA